The following is a genomic window from Citrifermentans bemidjiense Bem.
CACCGCGCTCGGCGTCATCCGCGGCGCGCACGAGGCGGGCAAGGGGATCCGCGTCTTCGCCGACGAAACCCGCCCCTGGCTCCAGGGCGCGCGCCTCACCGCCTGGGAGCTGATGAAGGACTCGATCCCGGTGACGCTGATCTCCGACAACATGGCAGGCTGGCTCATGAAGACCGGCCAGATAGACTTCTGCGTGGTCGGCGCCGACCGCATCGCGGCGAACGGCGACACCGCCAACAAGATCGGCACCTACTCGGTCGCCGTCCTCGCCAAGGAAAACCGCATTCCGTTCTACGTCGCGGCCCCGATATCCACGCTCGACCTGAAGCTTGCCAACGGCGACCTGATCCCGATCGAGGAGCGCGCCTCCGAGGAAGTGACCCAGATCAAGGGGATCCAGATCGCGCCCGAAGGGGTTAAGGTAAGAAATCCCGCCTTCGACGTCACCCCCGCCCGCTACATCACCGGAATCATCACAGAAAAAGGGGTGGTGCGCGGCGATTACGAAAGGGAGCTGAAGGCGCTGGTCGGGCAATGACGCGCCGCCAGTCGGATCTGGCGGGGGCGCTCCTCGCCGCGCTGTCGCAGCGCCAGGGGAGCGGGCTCGCACAGCTGCTCGAACAGGGAGGCTACAGCTACGGCGCCCGCTCGGTGGAAAACCTGCGCCTGTTATCCGAACTGCTCCCCGGCGAGCGGCTGATCGAGGTCGCCATCGCCGCCTTGGCCACCCCCCTTCCCGACATGGCCTTGAACGGCCTGGAGCGCATCAGCACCGCCGTCCCCAACGATATCCTCCTGGAACTCTGCTCCCGCCGGGCGCTCCTCACCCAGTTGATGAACATCTGCGGTTCCTCCCCCTTCCTCACCAACCTCATCTGCCGCGACCCGTCGTCCCTCAAAAGGCTGTTCCTCGACCGCGAGATCATGTGCAGCCGCTCCGAGCCCGAGATGCTCGCCACCCTGCGTAGCCGCGTCCCCGAGGGGACCGGATACGCCGATCTCTTCGCGCACCTGCGCCGCTTCAAGTACTCGGAGATGCTGCGCATCGCGGCCCGCGACCTGAACGGGCTCTCCCCGCTGGAAGAGGTGACCGGGGAGCTCGCCTCTCTCGCCGCAGTGACGCTGCAGCTGGCCTACGAGGCGGCCCTTGCCGAGCTGGCCCGTGAGCACGGCACGCCGATGCAGACCACACCGGACGGCCAAGTGGAGGCGGAATTCACCATCATCGGCATGGGAAAGCTCGGGGGACGCGAACTCAACTTCTCCTCCGACATCGACCTGATCTACTTCTACTCCTCCGACAAGGGGGAGAGCACCGGCATTCCCGACGGGAGGGGGGGCTTCAAGGGAAAGCTCTCCCTGCACTCCTTCTTCGTGAAGCTCGCCGAGATGGTGAGCCGCGCCATCTCCCAGGTCACCGAGGACGGCTTCGTCTTCCGGGTGGATATGGGGCTGCGGCCGGACGGCAAGGCCGGCGACCTCGCCACCTCGATGCGCTCGGCCGAGGTCTACTACGAGTCCTGGGGGCAGTCCTGGGAGCGCGCCGCCATGATGAAGGCGCGCCCGGTTGCAGGATCCATCGAACTCGGGGAGGCGATACTCGCGGCCCTCACCCCGTTCATCTACCGCCGCTACCTCGACTACAACCTCATCGAAGACATGATGGCGATGAAGAAGAAGATCGACGCCTCGTTGGCGAGAAGCCAGGAGGGGGAGGTCAACATCAAGCTCGGGCGCGGCGGCATCCGCGAGATCGAGTTCTTCATCCAGGCGCTGCAGCTGGTATATGCCGGGAAGAACCCCAACCTGCGCGTGAAGAACTCGCTGGCCGCCCTGCAGACGCTCAGGCAGTCGCACATCATCAAGGAAGCCGACTGCGTCGCCCTCTCGGACGCCTACCGCTTCCTGCGCACCGTGGAGCACCGCATACAGGTGGTCCAGGAGCGCCAGACCCACGCCCTGCCGAGGAAAGAAGAAGAGTTGCGGGCGCTTGCCAGGCGCTGCGGCTACCTGAGAAAGGACGGGCTGCACCGTTTCAGCGAGACCCTGGAGCTGCACCGGCGTGGAGTCTCCGCCATCTACGGAGACCTATTCCTCTCCCGGGACGAGAAGATCAAGGAGGAGGTGCTCCCCGAGGTGCACTACTTCTTCGATCACAACGCCGACCCCGACCTGATCAAGGACATGCTGGAGGAGCGGCGGTTCGAGAACCCTGACGTCGCCTACGACAACCTCCTGGTGCTGCGCGACGGGCCAGCCAAGGTGAATCTCACCAACCAGGGGCGCCGCACCCTGGAGAAGATCGCCCCGCTCTTTTTGCAGGAGGTGTTCGCAGCGCCCGACCCGGACCTCGCGCTCGTCAACCTGGAGCGCTTCCTCTCCTCCACCAGGACCCGCGCCTCCATCTACGCGCTCCTCGCCGAAAACCGCGACATACTGAAGCTCCTCACCTCGCTGTTCGGGATGTCGGAGTTCCTCTCCAAGATCTTCATCGGTCACCCGGAACTCTTGGACAGCATGACCACGCGCGGCTACGCCTACCTGCAGAAGGAGCGCGCCGCCATGGCGCACGAGCTGGACGACTTCCTGACCCAGGCGGACGACTTCGAGGAGCAACTCGATGCCATGCGCAGCTACCGGCACGAAGAGTTCCTGCGCATCGGCATGAACGACGTCCACGGCAAGATGAAGCAGCCCGAGGTGGCGCGGCAGTTGACCGACTTGGCCGACGTCTGCCTGGCCGCGGCCTGCTGCCTTGCCACCGGCGAACTGGCCCGCTTCGGGCGCCCGATAGTCAAGGACGAGGACGGCTCCGAACGCGAGGCGACCTTCGCCGTGGTGGCCATGGGGAAACTGGGGGGCTTCGAGCTCAACTACCACTCCGACCTGGACATCATCTACATCTACGAGGGGCAGGGGTACACCGACGGCGAGAAGAGCATCACCAACCGCGAGTACTTCTCCAAGCTGGGGCAGAAGATCATCCTGGTGCTCACCACCCAGACCCGCGAGGGGTACGCCTACAAGATAGACACACGCTTGCGCCCTTCCGGGAACGCCGGCCCGCTGGTCACCTCGCTGGAGGCGTTCCAGGGGTACCACGAGGCCGAGGCGCAGATCTGGGAGCGCCAGGCGCTGACCAAGGCGCGGGTAACCTACGGCGACCCGGACCTGAAGCAGAAGATCGAGGGGATCATCGAGAAGACCGTGTATGGCGCCGGCGCCGACGAAACCGTCCGCAGCGAGATCCACCGGCTGCGCATGCGCATGGAGAACGAGCTCGCCAAGGAGACCAGCGGGAGCTACAACATCAAGACCGGCCGCGGCGGCATGGTCGACGTCGAGTTCATCATCCAGTTCCTGCAGCTTAAGTACGGGCGCGAGTACCGTGAAATCCGCAGCACCAGCACGCTGCGCGCCATGGA
Proteins encoded in this region:
- the mtnA gene encoding S-methyl-5-thioribose-1-phosphate isomerase — its product is MSFRTIEWRDNKVIMIDQTRLPAEEVYNEYTDFQGVAQAIRGMVVRGAPAIGIAAAMGVALGAREIIADSFDTFYRQLENVCEVIGRTRPTAVNLFWGLERMKRVALQHKELNLNSIRELLKAEAISIETEDLAICKEIGRHGAALVKEGASILTHCNAGGLATAGYGTALGVIRGAHEAGKGIRVFADETRPWLQGARLTAWELMKDSIPVTLISDNMAGWLMKTGQIDFCVVGADRIAANGDTANKIGTYSVAVLAKENRIPFYVAAPISTLDLKLANGDLIPIEERASEEVTQIKGIQIAPEGVKVRNPAFDVTPARYITGIITEKGVVRGDYERELKALVGQ
- the glnE gene encoding bifunctional [glutamate--ammonia ligase]-adenylyl-L-tyrosine phosphorylase/[glutamate--ammonia-ligase] adenylyltransferase; protein product: MTRRQSDLAGALLAALSQRQGSGLAQLLEQGGYSYGARSVENLRLLSELLPGERLIEVAIAALATPLPDMALNGLERISTAVPNDILLELCSRRALLTQLMNICGSSPFLTNLICRDPSSLKRLFLDREIMCSRSEPEMLATLRSRVPEGTGYADLFAHLRRFKYSEMLRIAARDLNGLSPLEEVTGELASLAAVTLQLAYEAALAELAREHGTPMQTTPDGQVEAEFTIIGMGKLGGRELNFSSDIDLIYFYSSDKGESTGIPDGRGGFKGKLSLHSFFVKLAEMVSRAISQVTEDGFVFRVDMGLRPDGKAGDLATSMRSAEVYYESWGQSWERAAMMKARPVAGSIELGEAILAALTPFIYRRYLDYNLIEDMMAMKKKIDASLARSQEGEVNIKLGRGGIREIEFFIQALQLVYAGKNPNLRVKNSLAALQTLRQSHIIKEADCVALSDAYRFLRTVEHRIQVVQERQTHALPRKEEELRALARRCGYLRKDGLHRFSETLELHRRGVSAIYGDLFLSRDEKIKEEVLPEVHYFFDHNADPDLIKDMLEERRFENPDVAYDNLLVLRDGPAKVNLTNQGRRTLEKIAPLFLQEVFAAPDPDLALVNLERFLSSTRTRASIYALLAENRDILKLLTSLFGMSEFLSKIFIGHPELLDSMTTRGYAYLQKERAAMAHELDDFLTQADDFEEQLDAMRSYRHEEFLRIGMNDVHGKMKQPEVARQLTDLADVCLAAACCLATGELARFGRPIVKDEDGSEREATFAVVAMGKLGGFELNYHSDLDIIYIYEGQGYTDGEKSITNREYFSKLGQKIILVLTTQTREGYAYKIDTRLRPSGNAGPLVTSLEAFQGYHEAEAQIWERQALTKARVTYGDPDLKQKIEGIIEKTVYGAGADETVRSEIHRLRMRMENELAKETSGSYNIKTGRGGMVDVEFIIQFLQLKYGREYREIRSTSTLRAMDAMHQLGILPGRDYHALFDGYKFLRRLENRLRIIHDYSMNDLGGPLKYLNKLARRLGYDPMLKNPGEALMADYERVTGAVREVYGRVLGSEGMSPPPEGEG